CTTATCCATTTGACCTAAAAATTGTCTTGCATATGCACTTAAAGATTCAACATATCGGCGTTGACCTTCAGCATAAATAGTATCAAATGCTAGTGAAGACTTCCCTGACCCTGAGAGGCCTGTCATCACTACCAGTTTATCTTTCGGTATTTCTATATCTACGTCTTTTAAATTATGTGCTCTTGCACCTTTAACGATGATGGATTTATTTTTCATCTCAGTCACCTTTCTGCTTTTAATTCAAACAATATATCTCTTAGTTCAGATGCACGTTCAAAGTCTAATGCTTTAGCGGCATCTTTCATTTCTTCTTCTATGCGCTGAATTGTTTTTTCACGTTCTTGTTTTGTAAGTTTCTTAGGTGCTTTTTTCTTATCTTTTTCATTTGTTTCATTCGTTTCAACAGTTGCTGAAATGACATCTCTAATTTTCTTATTAATTGTTTGAGGTGTAATATTATGTTCTTTGTTATAAGCTTCTTGCGTTTCACGTCTTCTACTTGTTTCATCTAAAGCTGTTCTCATAGAATCAGTAATCTTATCCGCATACATAATAACTTTACCTTTGTCATTACGTGCAGCACGACCTATCGTTTGAATTAATGAACGTTCAGAACGTAAAAAGCCTTCTTTATCTGCATCTAAAATGGTCACAAGAGACACTTCTGGAATATCTAGCCCTTCTCTTAACAAGTTAATGCCGACTAGTACATCATATACACCCATTCTTAAATCTCTTATAATTTCAATACGTTCAAGCGTTTTAATTTCTGAATGTAGATAGTTAACTTTAACCCCTGCTTCTTTCAAATAAGTTGTTAAATCTTCACTCATTTTTTTAGTTAAAGTTGTTATTAAAACACGTTCATTTTTATCCACGCGCTCATTGATTTCAGACAGTAAATCATCAATTTGATTCTCACTTGGTCTTACTTCAATAACCGGATCTAATAATCCAGTTGGACGAATAATTTGTTCAACCATTTCATCCGTGTGTTCAATCTCGTATGGTCCTGGCGTTGCAGATACATATACGAGTTGTTTCGTCTTCTGATCGAATTCTTCAAATTTAAGAGGTCTATTATCTAGTGCACTTGGCAGTCTAAATCCATGTTCAACAAGTACATTTTTTCTTGCTTGGTCACCGTTATACATACCTCTAATTTGAGGTATAGTCACATGAGACTCATCAATCATAACCATCCAATCGTCACCAAAATAATCTAATAATGTATATGGCGTTGACCCTTTTGGACGTAATGTTAAATGAACAGAATAGTTCTCAATACCAGAACAGAATCCCATTTCTCTCATCATTTCTAAATCATAATTCGTTCTCTGTTCTAATCTTTGTGCTTCTAATAATTTATTGTCTTTTCTTAATGAAGTTAAACGTTCTT
The Mammaliicoccus sp. Dog046 genome window above contains:
- the uvrB gene encoding excinuclease ABC subunit UvrB, producing MMQHFPFKIHSDYSPQGDQPEAIKSLVKGIKDGKRHQTLLGATGTGKTFTMSNVIKEVGKPTLIIAHNKTLAGQLYSEFKEFFPENRVEYFVSYYDYYQPEAYVPQTDTFIEKDASINDEIDKLRHSATSALFERDDVIVIASVSCIYGLGNPEEYKDLVVSTRVGMEMERNELLRKLVDNQYSRNDIDFRRGTFRVRGDVVEIFPASRDELCVRVEFFGDEIDRIREVNYLTGEVMAEREHFLFYPASHFVTREEKMKEAIQRIEKELEERLTSLRKDNKLLEAQRLEQRTNYDLEMMREMGFCSGIENYSVHLTLRPKGSTPYTLLDYFGDDWMVMIDESHVTIPQIRGMYNGDQARKNVLVEHGFRLPSALDNRPLKFEEFDQKTKQLVYVSATPGPYEIEHTDEMVEQIIRPTGLLDPVIEVRPSENQIDDLLSEINERVDKNERVLITTLTKKMSEDLTTYLKEAGVKVNYLHSEIKTLERIEIIRDLRMGVYDVLVGINLLREGLDIPEVSLVTILDADKEGFLRSERSLIQTIGRAARNDKGKVIMYADKITDSMRTALDETSRRRETQEAYNKEHNITPQTINKKIRDVISATVETNETNEKDKKKAPKKLTKQEREKTIQRIEEEMKDAAKALDFERASELRDILFELKAER